Proteins co-encoded in one Saccharopolyspora antimicrobica genomic window:
- a CDS encoding segregation and condensation protein A: MTEPVAGEQAAGESGGTGKFTVRLENFEGPFDLLLQLISQHQLDVTEVALHKVTDEFIAYTRALGEQWDLDEVTEFLVVAATLLDLKAARLLPAADVEDEADLALLEARDLLFARLLQYRAYKQVAALFGELEAGALRRYPRSVALEERFENLLPEVRIGVDPQRFAEVAAAVFRPKPPPTVSLDHIHQHGVSVREHAALLRVRLAEKGSATFPELTSDCGHTVEVVARFLALLELYREKVLQFEQETPLGELVVRWVGGSLEQAKVDAEVQRANEDEEEYG, from the coding sequence GTGACCGAACCCGTTGCCGGGGAGCAGGCAGCTGGGGAGTCCGGCGGCACCGGCAAGTTCACCGTCCGCCTGGAGAACTTCGAAGGCCCCTTCGACCTGCTGCTGCAGCTGATCTCGCAGCACCAGCTCGACGTCACCGAGGTGGCGCTGCACAAGGTCACCGACGAGTTCATCGCCTACACCAGGGCGCTGGGCGAGCAGTGGGACCTCGACGAGGTCACCGAGTTCCTGGTGGTCGCCGCGACGCTGCTCGACCTCAAGGCAGCCCGGTTGCTGCCCGCGGCCGACGTGGAGGACGAGGCGGACCTCGCGTTGCTGGAGGCCCGCGACCTGCTGTTCGCGCGGTTGCTGCAGTACCGGGCGTACAAGCAGGTGGCGGCGCTGTTCGGTGAGCTGGAGGCCGGGGCGCTGCGGCGCTACCCGCGCTCGGTGGCGCTGGAGGAGAGGTTCGAGAACCTGCTGCCTGAAGTGCGGATCGGGGTCGATCCGCAGCGGTTCGCCGAGGTCGCGGCCGCGGTGTTCCGGCCGAAGCCGCCGCCGACGGTGTCGCTGGACCACATCCACCAGCACGGCGTTTCCGTCCGCGAGCACGCGGCGCTGCTGCGGGTGCGGCTGGCCGAGAAGGGCAGCGCCACCTTCCCGGAGCTGACCTCCGACTGCGGGCACACCGTGGAGGTGGTGGCCCGGTTCCTGGCGCTGCTGGAGCTCTACCGCGAGAAGGTGCTGCAGTTCGAGCAGGAGACGCCGCTGGGAGAGCTGGTCGTGCGCTGGGTCGGCGGCAGCCTGGAGCAGGCCAAGGTCGACGCCGAGGTGCAGCGCGCCAACGAGGACGAGGAGGAGTACGGATGA
- a CDS encoding ParA family protein — protein MSLPQPSAEGRSRGAVDLSIAPETTGRVEGADLAPNPRGLGPTGRPLRHIPEPPLLDRHGPAAVLAMCNQKGGVGKTTSTINLGASLAEYGRRVLLVDFDPQGALSVGLGVQPHQLDQTIYNVIMERSVSVHDVVRRTSVDGMDLLPSNIDLSAAEVQLVAEVGREQTLHRVLQPALADYDYILVDCQPSLGLLTVNALAAADGVIIPLECEFFSLRGVALLIDTIEKVQERLNPKLEISGILATMFDPRTLHSREVMARVVEAFGDVVFDAVINRTVRFPETTVAGEPITRWAPRSAGAQAYRALAREVIAR, from the coding sequence ATGTCGCTGCCGCAGCCCTCCGCCGAAGGGCGGTCCCGGGGTGCGGTCGACCTGAGCATCGCCCCCGAGACGACGGGCCGCGTGGAAGGCGCTGACCTGGCGCCGAATCCGCGCGGTCTCGGTCCCACCGGCCGGCCGCTTCGGCACATCCCGGAACCGCCGCTGCTGGACCGGCACGGTCCCGCCGCGGTCCTCGCGATGTGCAACCAGAAGGGCGGAGTGGGCAAGACCACGTCGACGATCAACCTCGGCGCATCGCTGGCGGAGTACGGGCGCCGGGTGCTGCTGGTGGACTTCGATCCGCAGGGCGCGCTCTCGGTCGGCCTCGGGGTCCAGCCGCACCAGCTGGATCAGACGATCTACAACGTGATCATGGAGCGGTCGGTCAGCGTGCACGACGTGGTCCGCCGGACCTCCGTCGACGGCATGGACCTGCTGCCCAGCAACATCGACCTGTCCGCCGCCGAGGTGCAGCTGGTCGCCGAGGTGGGCCGGGAGCAGACGCTGCACCGGGTCCTGCAGCCCGCGCTGGCCGACTACGACTACATCCTGGTGGACTGCCAGCCGTCGCTGGGCCTGCTGACGGTCAACGCGCTGGCCGCCGCCGACGGCGTGATCATCCCGCTGGAGTGCGAGTTCTTCAGCCTGCGCGGGGTGGCGCTGCTGATCGACACCATCGAGAAGGTGCAGGAGCGGCTGAACCCGAAGCTGGAGATCAGCGGGATACTGGCCACCATGTTCGACCCGCGCACGCTGCACTCCCGCGAGGTCATGGCCCGGGTGGTGGAGGCGTTCGGCGACGTGGTGTTCGACGCGGTGATCAACCGCACGGTGCGGTTCCCGGAGACCACGGTCGCCGGGGAGCCGATCACCCGCTGGGCGCCGCGCTCCGCGGGCGCCCAGGCGTACCGGGCGCTGGCCCGCGAGGTGATCGCCAGATGA
- the xerD gene encoding site-specific tyrosine recombinase XerD — MKGLDALPIGLREAISGYLDHLAVERGTARSTLDSYARDLRRYAEFLVSAGIAGLGEVRAQHLSDFLAELREGTEQRPPLASSSAARALVAARGLHRFSHAEGKLAVDVAREVAPPSLPKRLPKALSIGDVGTLLEHAGGDDAKGLRDRALLELLYSTGARISEAVGLDLDDVDRTDRTVRLDGKGGRQRLVPIGRPALEALDAYLVRARPALVARGRGSAAIFVNSRGGRLSRQSAWNALKTAARRAGIGGDVSPHVLRHSFATHLMEGGADVRVVQELLGHASVTTTQVYTLVTVNALREVYATAHPRAYASG, encoded by the coding sequence GTGAAAGGGCTCGACGCACTGCCCATCGGGCTGCGCGAAGCGATCAGCGGTTATCTCGACCACCTCGCGGTGGAGCGCGGCACCGCTCGCAGCACGCTGGACTCCTACGCCCGGGATCTGCGCCGGTACGCCGAATTCCTGGTGAGCGCGGGGATCGCCGGGCTCGGTGAAGTGCGCGCCCAGCACCTCTCGGACTTCCTGGCCGAACTCCGGGAGGGCACCGAGCAGCGGCCGCCGCTGGCCTCGTCCTCGGCGGCCAGGGCGCTGGTGGCGGCGCGGGGACTGCACAGGTTCTCGCACGCCGAGGGAAAGCTCGCGGTCGACGTGGCGCGCGAGGTCGCGCCGCCGAGCCTGCCGAAGCGGTTGCCGAAAGCGCTGTCCATCGGCGATGTCGGCACCCTGCTCGAGCACGCCGGTGGCGACGACGCCAAAGGACTGCGGGACCGGGCACTGCTGGAACTGCTGTACTCCACCGGTGCGCGGATCTCCGAAGCCGTCGGCCTGGACCTCGACGACGTCGACCGCACCGACCGGACCGTCCGGCTCGACGGCAAGGGCGGCCGCCAGCGGCTGGTGCCGATCGGCCGTCCCGCGCTGGAAGCCCTCGACGCCTACCTGGTGCGGGCCCGGCCGGCGCTGGTGGCGCGCGGCCGCGGCAGCGCGGCGATCTTCGTGAACTCGCGCGGTGGCAGGCTTTCCCGGCAGAGCGCGTGGAACGCGCTGAAGACCGCGGCGCGGCGCGCCGGGATCGGCGGTGACGTTTCCCCGCACGTGCTGCGGCACTCCTTCGCCACGCACCTGATGGAGGGCGGCGCGGACGTCCGCGTCGTGCAGGAACTGCTCGGGCACGCCTCGGTCACCACGACCCAGGTCTACACGCTGGTCACCGTGAACGCTTTGCGCGAGGTGTACGCGACGGCCCACCCGCGTGCTTACGCTTCGGGGTGA
- a CDS encoding NUDIX domain-containing protein, translated as MTGSGVARTNGEHEFTTLASEDVYVGKILALRADEVGMPGGGHARREVVEHLGAVAVVAVDEQDRVVLVHQYRYPVGRRLWELPAGLLDVAGEAPVRTAQRELVEEAGVAAADWSVLVDVASSPGFTDESIRIFLATGLSDVDRPDAVGDEEADLVVRRVPFAEAVDMVLAGEIVNSPAVSGLLAAKAVRDGDRRGRPVDAEWTDRPERFRRRLAR; from the coding sequence ATGACGGGAAGCGGTGTGGCGCGCACCAACGGCGAGCACGAGTTCACCACCCTGGCCAGCGAGGACGTCTACGTCGGCAAGATCCTCGCGCTGCGGGCCGACGAGGTCGGGATGCCCGGTGGCGGGCATGCGCGGCGCGAGGTCGTCGAGCACCTCGGTGCGGTGGCCGTGGTCGCCGTCGACGAGCAGGACCGGGTGGTGCTGGTGCACCAGTACCGCTACCCGGTGGGGCGGCGGCTCTGGGAGCTGCCCGCGGGACTGCTGGACGTCGCCGGGGAGGCCCCGGTCCGGACCGCGCAGCGGGAGCTGGTCGAGGAGGCCGGTGTCGCGGCCGCGGACTGGTCGGTGCTGGTGGACGTCGCGTCCTCGCCCGGTTTCACCGACGAGAGCATCCGGATCTTCCTGGCCACCGGGCTGTCCGATGTGGACCGCCCGGATGCGGTCGGGGACGAGGAGGCCGATCTGGTCGTGCGCCGGGTGCCCTTCGCCGAAGCAGTGGACATGGTGCTGGCCGGGGAGATCGTGAACTCGCCCGCGGTGTCGGGGCTGCTCGCGGCCAAGGCGGTGCGCGACGGTGACCGCCGTGGGCGGCCGGTCGACGCGGAGTGGACGGACCGGCCGGAGCGGTTCCGGCGGCGGCTGGCGCGGTGA
- a CDS encoding CTP synthase — MAPQARTIKHVFVTGGVASSLGKGLTASSLGELLTSRGLRVTMQKLDPYLNVDPGTMNPFQHGEVFVTEDGAETDLDIGHYERFLDRDLTRNANVTTGQVYSAVIAKERRGEYLGDTVQVIPHITDQIKARIRAMAEPDEDGRTPDVVITEVGGTVGDIESLPFLEACRQVRHDVGRDNCFFLHVSLVPFLAPSGELKTKPTQHSVAALRNIGIQPDALVCRADRELPEDLKRKIALMCDVDSDGVVACPDAPSIYDIPRVLHGEGLDAYLVRRLGLPFRDVDWSVWGDLLDRVHNPSEKVRIALVGKYIDLPDAYLSVTEALRAGGFAHRAKVEISWVGSDTCETDEGAARALSGMDGVMIPGGFGVRGIEGKLGAIRYARTHGIPTLGLCLGLQCMVIEAARSLAGLERANSAEFEEPCQHPVISTMADQHDVLSGDRDMGGTMRLGSYPAKLRDGSIVAEAYGSTEVAERHRHRYEVNNAYRDRLSKAGLVFSGTSPDGRLVEFVELPREEHPFFVGTQAHPELKSRPTRPHPLFAAFVKAALDYRAAERLPVELEPAEEPAPSA, encoded by the coding sequence TTGGCGCCGCAAGCACGCACGATCAAGCACGTGTTCGTCACGGGAGGCGTGGCCTCCTCGTTGGGTAAGGGGCTCACGGCGTCCAGCCTGGGCGAACTTCTGACCTCCCGCGGTCTGCGGGTCACCATGCAGAAGCTCGACCCCTACCTGAACGTCGACCCGGGAACGATGAACCCGTTCCAGCACGGTGAGGTGTTCGTCACCGAGGACGGTGCCGAGACCGACCTCGACATCGGGCACTACGAGCGGTTCCTGGACCGCGACCTGACCCGCAACGCCAACGTGACGACCGGCCAGGTGTACTCCGCGGTCATCGCCAAGGAGCGTCGCGGCGAGTACCTGGGCGACACCGTCCAGGTCATCCCGCACATCACCGACCAGATCAAGGCCCGCATCCGCGCGATGGCCGAGCCGGACGAGGACGGCCGCACGCCGGACGTGGTGATCACCGAGGTCGGTGGCACCGTCGGCGACATCGAGTCGCTGCCGTTCCTGGAGGCCTGCCGCCAGGTGCGGCACGACGTCGGCCGGGACAACTGCTTCTTCCTGCACGTCTCGCTGGTGCCGTTCCTGGCGCCGTCGGGCGAGCTCAAGACCAAGCCGACGCAGCACTCGGTGGCCGCGCTGCGCAACATCGGCATCCAGCCCGACGCGCTGGTGTGCCGCGCCGACCGGGAACTGCCGGAGGACCTCAAGCGCAAGATCGCGCTGATGTGCGACGTCGACTCCGACGGCGTGGTGGCCTGCCCGGACGCGCCGTCGATCTACGACATCCCGCGCGTGCTGCACGGCGAGGGCCTGGACGCCTACCTGGTGCGCCGGCTCGGGCTGCCGTTCCGCGACGTGGACTGGTCGGTGTGGGGCGACCTGCTCGACCGGGTGCACAACCCGTCGGAGAAGGTGCGCATCGCGCTGGTCGGCAAGTACATCGACCTGCCCGACGCCTACCTGTCGGTCACCGAAGCGCTGCGCGCCGGTGGTTTCGCGCACCGCGCCAAGGTGGAGATCTCCTGGGTCGGCTCGGACACCTGCGAGACCGACGAGGGCGCCGCGCGGGCGCTGTCCGGGATGGACGGCGTGATGATCCCCGGCGGCTTCGGGGTGCGCGGCATCGAGGGCAAGCTCGGCGCCATCCGCTACGCCCGCACGCACGGCATCCCCACCCTCGGGTTGTGCCTGGGCCTGCAGTGCATGGTGATCGAGGCGGCGCGGTCGCTGGCCGGGCTGGAGCGGGCCAACTCCGCGGAGTTCGAGGAGCCCTGCCAGCACCCGGTGATCAGCACCATGGCCGATCAGCACGACGTGCTCTCGGGCGACCGGGACATGGGCGGCACCATGCGGCTGGGTTCCTACCCGGCGAAGCTGCGCGACGGCTCGATCGTGGCCGAGGCCTACGGTTCGACCGAGGTGGCCGAGCGGCACCGGCACCGCTACGAGGTGAACAACGCCTACCGCGACCGCCTGAGCAAGGCGGGCCTGGTGTTCTCCGGCACCTCGCCGGACGGCCGGCTGGTGGAGTTCGTGGAGCTGCCGCGCGAGGAGCACCCGTTCTTCGTGGGCACCCAGGCGCATCCGGAGCTCAAGAGCCGCCCGACCCGTCCGCACCCGCTGTTCGCCGCGTTCGTCAAGGCCGCGCTGGACTACCGCGCCGCCGAGCGGCTGCCGGTCGAGCTGGAGCCGGCCGAGGAGCCCGCGCCGAGCGCGTGA